One Ahaetulla prasina isolate Xishuangbanna chromosome 1, ASM2864084v1, whole genome shotgun sequence DNA window includes the following coding sequences:
- the RIC3 gene encoding protein RIC-3 isoform X1: protein MAYSTVRKVALASCFVLCVSLLLPKFLRSRGWRQPEPSTVAPSTATLEGKSSSYFTPTTHPQMSPEVRPPASQFPRSHLAEAIAKAKGGGGGGGGGSGTGRGLVGQVIPIYGFGILLYILYILFKLSSKGMVSTAEHKCPPSTPGNKNRKITDYELAQLQDKLRETEQAMEKIINRVGPNCESRSPNVTTDQEKRLLQQLREITKVMKEGKLIDSISPEKEAEEAPYMQDWEGYPEETFPVYDNSDCFRHRQDTILVDCPDPSQPSAEEIAEQMEFLENEDCLYSETLLSALAIVNNGSAAGSEKNQQTTFSAQSGTGHNLEECYCCHYEENDPAVLAENAGFFSDSCSETEEVVKGELLLDCDYGNMVATEQNDEDPDEIGILRKRNTKGTELLGH from the exons ATGGCGTATTCCACGGTCCGGAAAGTGGCTCTGGCTTCTTGCTTCGTGTTATGCGTATCGCTGCTCCTGCCGAAGTTTCTCCGCTCGCGGGGTTGGAGGCAGCCGGAGCCCTCCACGGTCGCCCCGTCCACTGCCACGCTCGAGG ggaaaaGCAGTAGCTATTTTACTCCAACAACACATCCCCAGATGTCTCCAGAAGTCAGGCCGCCTGCTTCCCAGTTTCCAAGATCTCACCTTGCTGAGGCTATTGCCAAAGCCAAGGGTGGAGGTGGCGGAGGAGGTGGAGGCAGTGGTACTGGGAGAGGTCTTGTGGGACAGGTCATCCCAATATATGGATTTGGGATTCTGTTATACATCCTATACATTCTGTTTAAG CTTTCTTCTAAGGGGATGGTCTCAACAGCCGAGCATAAATGTCCTCCTTCAACACCTGGAAATAAAAACCGGAAGATCA CTGACTATGAACTTGCTCAGCTTCAAGATAAACTGAGAGAGACTGAACAAGccatggaaaaaataatcaacagAGTGGGACCCAACTGTGAAAG CAGGTCCCCAAATGTCACAACTGATCAGGAGAAAAGGCTTCTTCAACAACTCCGGGAAATTACTAAAGTCATGAAAGAAGGCAAACTCATTGACAGCATCTCCCCGGAGAAAGAAGCAGAAGAGGCTCCTTATATGCAAGACTGGGAAG GTTATCCAGAAGAGACCTTTCCTGTTTATGATAATTCTGATTGCTTCAGGCACAGACAGGACACGATTCTGGTAGATTGCCCAGATCCAAGCCAGCCTTCTGCTGAAGAGATAGCTGAGCAAATGGAGTTTCTGGAGAATGAGGACTGTTTATATAGTGAAACTCTTTTGTCTGCTCTTGCCATAGTGAACAATGGCTCTGCAGCAGGATCTGAGAAGAACCAGCAGACAACATTCAGTGCTCAGAGTGGGACTGGCCATAACCTTGAGGAGTGTTACTGTTGCCACTATGAAGAGAATGATCCTGCTGTTCTAGCAGAAAATGCAGGATTCTTCTCCGACAGCTGCAGTGAAACAGAAGAAGTAGTTAAAGGGGAGCTGCTGTTGGACTGTGATTATGGAAATATGGTAGCCACAGAGCAAAATGATGAGGATCCTGATGAAATTGGTATCCTAAGAAAGCGAAACACAAAAGGCACCGAGTTGCTAGGACACTGA
- the RIC3 gene encoding protein RIC-3 isoform X2, with product MAYSTVRKVALASCFVLCVSLLLPKFLRSRGWRQPEPSTVAPSTATLEGKSSSYFTPTTHPQMSPEVRPPASQFPRSHLAEAIAKAKGGGGGGGGGSGTGRGLVGQVIPIYGFGILLYILYILFKLSSKGMVSTAEHKCPPSTPGNKNRKITDYELAQLQDKLRETEQAMEKIINRVGPNCERSPNVTTDQEKRLLQQLREITKVMKEGKLIDSISPEKEAEEAPYMQDWEGYPEETFPVYDNSDCFRHRQDTILVDCPDPSQPSAEEIAEQMEFLENEDCLYSETLLSALAIVNNGSAAGSEKNQQTTFSAQSGTGHNLEECYCCHYEENDPAVLAENAGFFSDSCSETEEVVKGELLLDCDYGNMVATEQNDEDPDEIGILRKRNTKGTELLGH from the exons ATGGCGTATTCCACGGTCCGGAAAGTGGCTCTGGCTTCTTGCTTCGTGTTATGCGTATCGCTGCTCCTGCCGAAGTTTCTCCGCTCGCGGGGTTGGAGGCAGCCGGAGCCCTCCACGGTCGCCCCGTCCACTGCCACGCTCGAGG ggaaaaGCAGTAGCTATTTTACTCCAACAACACATCCCCAGATGTCTCCAGAAGTCAGGCCGCCTGCTTCCCAGTTTCCAAGATCTCACCTTGCTGAGGCTATTGCCAAAGCCAAGGGTGGAGGTGGCGGAGGAGGTGGAGGCAGTGGTACTGGGAGAGGTCTTGTGGGACAGGTCATCCCAATATATGGATTTGGGATTCTGTTATACATCCTATACATTCTGTTTAAG CTTTCTTCTAAGGGGATGGTCTCAACAGCCGAGCATAAATGTCCTCCTTCAACACCTGGAAATAAAAACCGGAAGATCA CTGACTATGAACTTGCTCAGCTTCAAGATAAACTGAGAGAGACTGAACAAGccatggaaaaaataatcaacagAGTGGGACCCAACTGTGAAAG GTCCCCAAATGTCACAACTGATCAGGAGAAAAGGCTTCTTCAACAACTCCGGGAAATTACTAAAGTCATGAAAGAAGGCAAACTCATTGACAGCATCTCCCCGGAGAAAGAAGCAGAAGAGGCTCCTTATATGCAAGACTGGGAAG GTTATCCAGAAGAGACCTTTCCTGTTTATGATAATTCTGATTGCTTCAGGCACAGACAGGACACGATTCTGGTAGATTGCCCAGATCCAAGCCAGCCTTCTGCTGAAGAGATAGCTGAGCAAATGGAGTTTCTGGAGAATGAGGACTGTTTATATAGTGAAACTCTTTTGTCTGCTCTTGCCATAGTGAACAATGGCTCTGCAGCAGGATCTGAGAAGAACCAGCAGACAACATTCAGTGCTCAGAGTGGGACTGGCCATAACCTTGAGGAGTGTTACTGTTGCCACTATGAAGAGAATGATCCTGCTGTTCTAGCAGAAAATGCAGGATTCTTCTCCGACAGCTGCAGTGAAACAGAAGAAGTAGTTAAAGGGGAGCTGCTGTTGGACTGTGATTATGGAAATATGGTAGCCACAGAGCAAAATGATGAGGATCCTGATGAAATTGGTATCCTAAGAAAGCGAAACACAAAAGGCACCGAGTTGCTAGGACACTGA
- the RIC3 gene encoding protein RIC-3 isoform X3, with amino-acid sequence MAYSTVRKVALASCFVLCVSLLLPKFLRSRGWRQPEPSTVAPSTATLEGKSSSYFTPTTHPQMSPEVRPPASQFPRSHLAEAIAKAKGGGGGGGGGSGTGRGLVGQVIPIYGFGILLYILYILFKLSSKGMVSTAEHKCPPSTPGNKNRKITDYELAQLQDKLRETEQAMEKIINRVGPNCESRSPNVTTDQEKRLLQQLREITKVMKEGKLIDSISPEKEAEEAPYMQDWEVNNGSAAGSEKNQQTTFSAQSGTGHNLEECYCCHYEENDPAVLAENAGFFSDSCSETEEVVKGELLLDCDYGNMVATEQNDEDPDEIGILRKRNTKGTELLGH; translated from the exons ATGGCGTATTCCACGGTCCGGAAAGTGGCTCTGGCTTCTTGCTTCGTGTTATGCGTATCGCTGCTCCTGCCGAAGTTTCTCCGCTCGCGGGGTTGGAGGCAGCCGGAGCCCTCCACGGTCGCCCCGTCCACTGCCACGCTCGAGG ggaaaaGCAGTAGCTATTTTACTCCAACAACACATCCCCAGATGTCTCCAGAAGTCAGGCCGCCTGCTTCCCAGTTTCCAAGATCTCACCTTGCTGAGGCTATTGCCAAAGCCAAGGGTGGAGGTGGCGGAGGAGGTGGAGGCAGTGGTACTGGGAGAGGTCTTGTGGGACAGGTCATCCCAATATATGGATTTGGGATTCTGTTATACATCCTATACATTCTGTTTAAG CTTTCTTCTAAGGGGATGGTCTCAACAGCCGAGCATAAATGTCCTCCTTCAACACCTGGAAATAAAAACCGGAAGATCA CTGACTATGAACTTGCTCAGCTTCAAGATAAACTGAGAGAGACTGAACAAGccatggaaaaaataatcaacagAGTGGGACCCAACTGTGAAAG CAGGTCCCCAAATGTCACAACTGATCAGGAGAAAAGGCTTCTTCAACAACTCCGGGAAATTACTAAAGTCATGAAAGAAGGCAAACTCATTGACAGCATCTCCCCGGAGAAAGAAGCAGAAGAGGCTCCTTATATGCAAGACTGGGAAG TGAACAATGGCTCTGCAGCAGGATCTGAGAAGAACCAGCAGACAACATTCAGTGCTCAGAGTGGGACTGGCCATAACCTTGAGGAGTGTTACTGTTGCCACTATGAAGAGAATGATCCTGCTGTTCTAGCAGAAAATGCAGGATTCTTCTCCGACAGCTGCAGTGAAACAGAAGAAGTAGTTAAAGGGGAGCTGCTGTTGGACTGTGATTATGGAAATATGGTAGCCACAGAGCAAAATGATGAGGATCCTGATGAAATTGGTATCCTAAGAAAGCGAAACACAAAAGGCACCGAGTTGCTAGGACACTGA